TATCTCTAACTCTTCCTTCTCCTTCTATGCTCTTTAATCCATCCTTTATcttgtttttactttttgagGAATTCTTAGACTATTATCAATACTCCCTTTTCAATTTTGAgatgaatataataaattagTGTTAATTTAGTGGTTTACCTAAGTATTAGTATGGCTTAAATGTCTCATACTTAATAGGGTTGGTGATAGTGTGATAGATAAGTTTATAGTTTGTtgataagatcaaagaagataATCAATCATAGTGCTAAGAAGGGTCCATTAGTGCATTAAGCAACTTATATTGAATATTGATTGTCCTATTATATGAAAGTTGACAGTTACTGGTTAAAATAGTAATCActttcatatatataaatttgtttaattaaaatttaacttgtTACTTCTGTTTGTTTTCTACAGTTACTTGTTGATTTTGGACCGTACAAATTGGAAGACAAACATTCTTACAGCACTACTCAttccatatatttttttcagCCTGCCTTCAATTATTTTTGGTGTATTCAGGTCAATATCTTGTTAcagttctttcttctttttttgatttgtattattatcatttttctctaacattaaatttgttttttattcttgGCTAATGCAGGGGAGAAATTGGAAAATGGATTGCCATTATTGCTGTTGTTCTAAGGCTTTTCCTTCCAAAACACTTCCCTGGTATGATACATACAAATTCTTCTAAGACTTGAGAGTAACCCTGCTCTTGTTCACAATAAGATGCATAATATATAGTTTAATAATCTGTGAAATCTCTTTGTTGTTAATCAATTCATTGAACATGCAAATATTTTGCTGCTATTCTTGTTGTAcatttcaataatattttaacaAGCATTGATTCTTGTTATACATGTTAATGCAGATTGGTTGGAACTGCCTGCTGCATTGATTCTTCTTATTGTTGTTGCACCATCTCTAATTGCAAGCACTTTCAGAAACAACATTGTTGGTGTGGTAGTATGCCTAATCATAGCATGTTATTTGCTGCAAGAACACATTAGAGCCTCTGGTGGATTCAGAAACTCTTTCACCAAAGCCCATGGCATATCCAATTCTGTTGGCATAATCCTTCTCTTGGTTTATCCCATTTGGGCCCTGGTGGTTATCCTCTTTTAGGAACATACCAGAAAAAATCTGTGTAAATTGAACTATTTTGTCTTTTGCATCATTCATTTGTTGAACTTCATTACTTCATGGCTCATTTGTGTATGACCTATATAGTTTGTATCATTGTATGTGTAAACAAtgtaaaatcaaatttcactacTGTGGAATATATATTACAGGATGATTTGGGTTTCCATCAAATTCATTGCTTGCTAATTCTAAACAAATAAAGTTTCAACTTTTGCAATGCCCAATATATTTTCAACTGGTCTTATTGGATTTTTCATTGTATCATATAGAAAATAGTATAATATAAATAGTGCATATAAAAGTCTCTCTTGCCACTTTGCTCACACCTTGGTTCCCTTGGCTTCTTTGTATAGCTCCTCAATACAAtcctgaaaataaaataagcagTAACACTATTGATTTGTTTTTCTTACATGAATATCACTTTAGCATATTAGAACACAAGACAAACCTTATAGTACTTGAGTAATTGTGGTCTCTTCAATTTGAATGTTGGAGTTATTAGATCTCTCTCCATGTCAAAGGGAGCTGGTTCCAGATGAATTGCCTTTAGCATCTCGAAGCCTCTAAGCTGAAGAGAATAGATTTCATTCATGTCAAATTTAACCACCATTATTACCAATACCAATATCAGAATACTGTATTATAACTCAAGAAATCATGTCCATACTTGGTGTTTCTGACCAGTGCTGTTGAGCTCATCTAAGATGTATTTTCTTGCCTTCAAATTCTCACATAAAGATTTAAAGTCATCTGTTGATGAATTATGCTTCACTGCCCAATCTTCAAGGGCTTTTCTATCTGGCACCACCACAGCCACCAAGAATGACTCAAAACTGTTTCCATAGACCCAAATCTGCATAGGAAAAAAACCATATCACTCTACAAACTATCTAGATTATTGCATAATTTTTTAGCTAATAGGAGGAGTTACTACataaatggttatatctctaacagCATTGTTCTGTGACTGATGCAGAAACATACCGATGTTATAAGAGGGCATCGCAGATACTTATTTTCGATATTTTCTACAGAAACATATTCTCCTTGAGACAATTTAAAGATATTCTTTTTCCTATCTATGATTTTCATAGCTCCATTAGGCTGCCATTCTCCAATGTCACCTGCAATGGTTTGAAAAATCATTCAGAAACACCAATTTTCAAGTCATTCTCCAAAGTTTGTTCCATAACAACAATTAAGAACTTACCTGTGTGAAACCAGCCATCAACCATGACCTCTTCTGTAAGATCTTCACGCTTATGGTAACCTGAGAACAAGGTAGTCCCTCTAAGGCATATTTCGCCACGAGGTTCACTGGAAAGTGCATCATATCCCATCTCCGGCA
The genomic region above belongs to Arachis duranensis cultivar V14167 chromosome 3, aradu.V14167.gnm2.J7QH, whole genome shotgun sequence and contains:
- the LOC107476726 gene encoding cold-regulated 413 plasma membrane protein 1 produces the protein MWKGSMAFQDEAAAKLLSSDLMELSLAVHKLADHAIKLGGLGFGASFFGLIAAIAAIYLLILDRTNWKTNILTALLIPYIFFSLPSIIFGVFRGEIGKWIAIIAVVLRLFLPKHFPDWLELPAALILLIVVAPSLIASTFRNNIVGVVVCLIIACYLLQEHIRASGGFRNSFTKAHGISNSVGIILLLVYPIWALVVILF